GCATAAAGACCTTCAAAACCAGACCCTTTTATGTTCCTGCTTATTTATGACCCGTTATCACTGAAGTCCACGTGGTAGCAGGGCTTCAAATATTGATTTTGTATTGAAGAAGCGACCAAGACGACTCCATGGATCATGCGTTCCTATGCTTCGGTGTCCGTAGCTACAAAGTTGGAGATCGATACGGCGTTGCATCAAGACCCCAAGTGAAAGAAAGACTCTTAAGGTAAGTGCAAGAAAATGATAAGTTCTGACCGATAATGGAATGCAATCTTAAGTTTTTTAAGCATTCATGTggatttcttgttttaattGTGGCCATTGAGGAGTTAATTAAAATGTGTGGTAATGGACTAATATTAGGTTTGAACCTATGGTGTTGCAAATCTGGTCCTCAAGGGACAACCATGGGTTGATCCACCGTGATCGAACCTTCTCACTTCTTTTTCTAAGAAATATTTCCTAGTTTTTGAACAGACATAGttgcttttatttatttatggtCTTCAGTCGTTGAATAGTGGCTTTTATTTGTCATGAAAGAACGCATGGTGTAGGTTATGCTTGTTGAAATGATAGTATGTTGCTTgatttaatgaagaaaatggtaTGGATGTTCCTCTGTGGTGCAGTCCGCTTTTCAATTTACAGAAGGTGTTTGGACTGACAGCCCAAAACCAGTTTTTCAGAGGCAGGTTTTGTGTTTTGGAATGTTTGAGTGTCATCAAAACTGGGTTCGAgtaaaacccagttttgacaaaacctggtttttaaaAGACCTGACACCCTTTAGGTTATtcgaaaaccaagttttaagtatcgaccaaacaaaaaaaaaacaaacttttaaaactcataaaaccaagttttcattaAATCTTGCTTGTGAGGATTGCCTTTGAAATTTGTAAAGGCCTTATTTCCAACTTCTTTCAACTGAAATATTTGAATGTCTTATAtggattttaaaatcataaaatttctATCAAAGTGCCGGAGGGCTTCAACTTCCGAttatttgcaaaagaaaatcatgagTTGGGGTTTTGGTTGATTTAAACCATTTACATATTCATTTAAAAGTTTACTAATTTCTTGTTTTAATCAATTTCAAGCACAACTTAATTTCTAATGTGCTGTCATATCATttctataaagtataaactaattCCTTTGGTTTTGATCTAACGTACGTGTCAAAGagcttaaaattttaaacatgagAAGCAATATCTTATTTAAAAAAGGTATTGTGAAATTCCCGTAATCTGGCTTGAAAATTACttaaattaatttatatttaaatctcGATTAAAAGCaactgattttttaaatttgtgctTTGAATATGGTTCCTTCTTAACTTACATAATAGAAAATTTACACCGTAATTTAGTTACTAAAACTATGGTTTGAGATCTAATTGTCTAAAATTTGATTGGAAACTAATAATTACTTTCTAGGGTCTGATATCGCACAGATACAACCATAAAAGTAGGACATTTAAACTCGACTGTAAAGCATATCTTTGCACAGTATTAACTTAAGTTTGTGCTTTACATTGGGgcacaaaattcaaattaaaaaacttcATAAATGcgtgaaaaaattattttaaatggaGAATGTTTTTAGGATATTCTTTATTGATTTCATAACGTGATTAAACGGTTTATAAGCGATTTCAAACCAagtataaattttttgtttcagaaaattcTGACCTTAAAGTATTATCATACTGTTTGAAAAGTATGAATCTTTAGCTTTCAAACTATATTTTGGTCATCTTTACTATTAAAAAACAATATAGATGAACTTGTTAACGGATTAATATGGTGGCGTGTATGTGACCTTATTTTGAAGCACTTATTGTTTGTGTTTGGATAATTGGATATGTTTAAGCTTTTATATGCATGtataagattttgttttttttaacatatcaaGGAAATTGTTAATGTGATGTCTCTTCTTTCAACTAGAATGTAGCGACAGCTTGGAGTTTTTACCTCAAGTGCAGCTTTATATAGTCTCTTGTATGAGATACTGTTTGAAATAGCGAGCTATGTTCTATGCCGATAAAATGGAGAAACATTAGGTAAATGTGGCTCTCTAATATGCCAATGCAAGTAAAATGAGTCGATACTCTTAGAAAATTCAACGAATTTTATGACAAAATGTTAATTCCACAGTTTCCCATATCTATTGTGGTCGTACAAGTGATCccaaatataaaatgaaaattaaacctTATGTGTGCAACAATCCATGCATGATAATAAGTAAAAGATAGTGAAGATATTTGCAATCGCTGTGTGCATATGTATAAATACGTTTGATATATTGCCTCAATGTATCCTGAGTTTGTTTTAAGTATTTAGAACGCTGGTTGCTCCATGTACGTTTATATCTAAGCATATTTATTACGTTTGCATGTATTGCATTTTTGGCTAGCTGGTTAAGGCAATAGATTACTGAATTGAGAGTTTCTaaatttctccttttccttttttttttttttttaagtctagATGGAGAATGGTCACTTGGTTGGGGAAaagattttatatttaaaaaattggtaTTTGATGTGTGGATGACacaaccatatttggatcaacaatttttaatttttctttattttagttcAAGTTGATTGAAATGgtttggttatttttttataatgatgTCTAGATATACGaggtatttttattttatattatgttgtgttctaaaaaaaaaacggatTACCACCAGGTTTAAAGTCATCTTAAGAAGCTAGCTTCAGATCAAAGCTAACTATCCTTCAAGTCTTATACGCGAACCGGGTAGCCATTGCCTTACTCAACCTGCATTTTCTTGATGTATCCTATACTTCAACTAAAAGAGGTAAATCGCATCCTAAGTAGGTTTTGAAAGCTCGTCAACGTttcattttttaccttttaaCGGTTTACTACCTTATGCACTTGTCCTTTCATTTATAAACTTAGTATACGTACCCTTGAATATTTATAAGCTTGGCAACTTGAATATTTCAAACCATTCTCTTGATTTATAAGCTTGGCAACTTGAATATTTCAAACCATTCTCTTGATTTATAAGCTTGGCAACTTGAATATTTCAAACCATTCTCTTGATTTATAAGCTTGGCAACTTGAATATTTCAAACCATTCTCTTGATTTATAAGCTTGGCAACTTGAATATTTCAAACCATTCTCTTGATTTATAAGCTTGGCAACTTGAATATTTCAAACCATTCTCTTGATTTATAAGCTTGGCAACTTGAATATTTCAAACCATTCTCTTGATTTATAAGCTTGGCAACTTGAATATTTCAAACCATTCTCTTGATTAGGCTAGGAAAAACCAGTTCAAAATGCGcccaaaataatgttttttagaGTGTTTGGGCGACATCAAAACTGGGTCTAGGAATACCCAATCTTGGTAAAACCTAATTCAAAGGAAGAGTGAATAACATGTTACTAAAAAAGCAACCTTTAAGTGTGCCACCCAAATACAAAAACcagtttttaaaacttattgGAAAATTTTGTTATAACAAACCCAAATTTTCAGGTAACTGGGTTTTTAAGGGTCTCATCCAAATTTCTGTAAGGTGataatttcctttctttctcatacGCTTTAATATTTATAAACATAGTTCAGCGTTTGCATAGGTAGATTAATGTTTCAATTGATCGAAAACTTCATGATACAAATGTCGGCCGAAGGACGCGGCTGGAATTTGAAGAGCTTCAAAGAGCAAAGAGCAAAGAGCAAGAGCaagcgtgtgtgtgtgtatgcccCGGGGGGTCAGATGGGGTCACGTTATCAtgctaaaaaaacaaaatgaacaatTATAATAAACCTTGAAACTCGTCGCCATCGCCCCTTCCATCACGCCCATCAAAACAATGGTGATAAGATAATAGTGAAAGCCCGTAATAAAATAAAGGTTTTCTACTTTCTGTCAAGACTCAAGAGGGGTGGGGCTTTATGGTTCCACTCCGGAGGTACTGTCTCACTGCGACGGACTCCCCATCAGTCCACCACCAAAGCCGCCTgtgaactcaagagaaaccctcttcttcttcttcttcttcttctacttcctctctctctctttgcagcAGCCGAATACCTTACAGAGGAGGAGGTACAGAGGAGGTGAGGAgcaagatctctctctctctctctctctctttctgtggtTTGACTGGTAGAGGATAGTGGGAGGATGGGGGATAAAGATGTGGACGATGGCCTAGATGGTATGCAGTGCAACAGCCATCCTTTCACCAACAAGGGAGGGATCTGCGCTTTTTGTCTTCAAGAGAAACTGGGCAAGCTCATCTCCTCCTCAACTCTCAGCTTTGATGCCAAGATCAATAACCACCGCCATATTCCCTCGGAACCGTCTCCCTCCCACCAGCATcactcctcttcctcctccccttcctTCACCATCGAAGCCGGAACGGCATCGGCCCTGGCTCCACCGCCGTTGCCGTCGATGCCACGCCTCAAGCAACTCGCATCCTCCTCCTCTGCCGCCTCCGCTGCTGTTTATAGTAAGAAGCTGCCCGCGGCTGCCCCTTCTCGTCCGAGCCATTACCATCTTCATCGCGAGCAAACCACCTTCGCCTCCTCGTTGGACAAGAAGGTGGGAGGCGCCGCTTCCTCTTCCACCACCGCGGccgcttcctcctcctcctcctcctccacggGCGCTATCCTGACCTTGAACCGGAGCAGATCTGTTGCTCCCAGGCGAGCCCTTGATAGCTCATCCTGTGAGGCGGAGAACAGCCCCAGGAGGAGGAGCTTCTGGTCCTTCCTCTCTTTCGCCAGGAAAAGAGGGAGGGATCGAGGAAGCAGAAGACGGTGGGACGACAAAAGCGTGGGCTTCGaagtggaggaagaggaggacgTGGAAGGAGGCGCGGCCACTCGGAGAAAGGGTGCCGATGATGCGCTCTTTCATCAACAGCAGAGCGAGAAGAAGGCATGCGGCATCGGCGGGTTTGAGAAGGAAAGTGAGAGCCCCAACAGCAGCGGCTCCGCGTCGTATTTCGGACGGAAGGTAGCGAGGTCTAGATCCGTCGGTTGCGGTAGCAGGAGCTTCTCGGGGGATTTCTTGGAGAGGATCTCCAATGGCTTTGTGGACTGCACCCTGAGAAGAGTAGAATCTCACAGAGAAGCCAAGGCCAATAGTAAGATCGTTTTGCACGGGACATCGGCGGCAGCAGCGGCTG
This window of the Nymphaea colorata isolate Beijing-Zhang1983 chromosome 2, ASM883128v2, whole genome shotgun sequence genome carries:
- the LOC116249285 gene encoding uncharacterized serine-rich protein C215.13, with the translated sequence MGDKDVDDGLDGMQCNSHPFTNKGGICAFCLQEKLGKLISSSTLSFDAKINNHRHIPSEPSPSHQHHSSSSSPSFTIEAGTASALAPPPLPSMPRLKQLASSSSAASAAVYSKKLPAAAPSRPSHYHLHREQTTFASSLDKKVGGAASSSTTAAASSSSSSSTGAILTLNRSRSVAPRRALDSSSCEAENSPRRRSFWSFLSFARKRGRDRGSRRRWDDKSVGFEVEEEEDVEGGAATRRKGADDALFHQQQSEKKACGIGGFEKESESPNSSGSASYFGRKVARSRSVGCGSRSFSGDFLERISNGFVDCTLRRVESHREAKANSKIVLHGTSAAAAAAAGGIKESVKCGGLFGGFGIYSASSSSYWLSEDLRDRNSGRLSSGSGAPHGRTNKGWGWAFASPMRAFRPSRHPATEKDGEEGRANNDPRSNGSGSSNNDNSRAPVPSIVTESVPPPVVLVGGY